Proteins encoded together in one Nocardioides marinisabuli window:
- a CDS encoding FHA domain-containing protein FhaB/FipA, which translates to MSELTLLLIRIAYLAVLWIFVLSAISVIRSDMFGARVPETARGAQAAPAKKEKRGKAAKPPGKRRGAPTHLLVVEGGNAGERADLADAPLLIGRGSDAAIRLDDDYVSTRHARVAASGDQWFVEDLGSTNGTYIGTVRITQPTTITMGTQVRIGKTILELRK; encoded by the coding sequence ATGTCTGAGCTGACCCTGCTGCTGATCCGCATCGCCTACCTGGCGGTGCTGTGGATCTTCGTGCTCTCCGCCATCTCGGTGATCCGCTCCGACATGTTCGGCGCCCGGGTGCCCGAGACCGCCCGCGGCGCCCAGGCGGCGCCGGCCAAGAAGGAGAAGCGGGGCAAGGCCGCCAAGCCTCCCGGCAAGCGCCGGGGCGCCCCGACCCACCTGCTGGTGGTCGAGGGCGGCAACGCCGGTGAGCGCGCCGACCTCGCCGACGCGCCGCTGCTGATCGGGCGGGGCTCCGACGCCGCGATCCGCCTCGACGACGACTACGTCTCGACCCGCCACGCCCGCGTCGCCGCCTCTGGGGACCAGTGGTTCGTGGAGGACCTCGGCTCCACCAACGGCACCTACATCGGCACCGTGCGCATCACCCAGCCCACCACGATCACCATGGGCACCCAGGTGCGCATCGGCAAGACGATCCTGGAGCTGCGCAAGTGA
- a CDS encoding DUF1508 domain-containing protein — protein sequence MWRFHVGDNTAGKPSWWLYASNNEMVAWAGESFDSRYNAQRAAAAFKAGTKTARYDIYQDAGDAWRWRAWRGSDKVASSGESFSSRSAAEQAAARVRENAGTAAGMAA from the coding sequence ATGTGGCGATTCCACGTCGGTGACAACACGGCTGGGAAGCCGAGCTGGTGGCTGTACGCCAGCAACAACGAGATGGTCGCGTGGGCCGGAGAGTCCTTCGACTCGCGCTACAACGCCCAGCGAGCCGCCGCTGCGTTCAAGGCCGGGACCAAGACGGCCCGGTACGACATCTACCAGGACGCAGGTGATGCCTGGCGGTGGAGGGCGTGGCGCGGCTCCGACAAGGTCGCGAGCTCCGGTGAGTCGTTCTCGAGCCGCTCCGCCGCCGAGCAGGCGGCGGCGAGGGTGCGCGAGAACGCTGGGACCGCTGCCGGCATGGCAGCCTGA
- a CDS encoding FtsW/RodA/SpoVE family cell cycle protein encodes MSSPATGHPAPSGPLAFVHRRRRGAELFLLVLALLVGIGAYAAVGIGVEQSVPADLVGYGGWLAALIIGCHVVVRLVAPYADPVLLPVVAALNGLGLAVIHRIDLAEGSGFASRQLTWMTVGVGLFVATLVLLRDHRVLTRFTYTSGLAAIVLLLTPMMPLIGNEVRGARIWIQLGPFSLQPGEVAKVLLVVAFAGYLVLHRDALALAGRRVLFVDLPRGRDLGPILGMWLISLGILVFQKDLGSSLLFFGLFLVMLYVATERPGWLVVGGGLFLGGALMAWRVFGHVQTRVDIWLDPFSHYGAGTDGRGEQPLEALFGMAWGGLIGRGFGAGDPGRVPFAESDFIIAAIGEELGLTGLMAVLLLYGIIVERALRAALISRDGFGKLLAAGLGAVLALQVFVVVGGVTGLIPLTGLTTPFLSYGGSSLVANWVIVALLLRVSDLARRPLPDLSAAGDQGSDDDTQVVRVQR; translated from the coding sequence GTGAGCAGCCCCGCCACCGGCCACCCCGCCCCCTCGGGCCCGCTGGCCTTCGTCCACCGCCGCCGCCGCGGCGCCGAGCTCTTCCTGCTGGTCCTGGCCCTCCTGGTCGGCATCGGCGCCTACGCCGCCGTCGGCATCGGGGTCGAGCAGAGCGTGCCCGCCGACCTTGTCGGGTACGGCGGCTGGCTGGCCGCGCTGATCATCGGCTGCCACGTCGTGGTGCGGCTGGTCGCGCCGTACGCCGACCCGGTGCTGCTGCCCGTCGTCGCGGCCCTCAACGGCCTGGGCCTGGCCGTCATCCACCGCATCGACCTGGCCGAGGGCAGCGGCTTCGCCTCGCGCCAGCTGACCTGGATGACCGTCGGCGTCGGCCTCTTCGTGGCGACCCTGGTGCTGCTGCGCGACCACCGGGTGCTGACCCGCTTCACCTACACCAGCGGGCTGGCCGCGATCGTGCTGCTGCTGACCCCGATGATGCCGCTGATCGGCAACGAGGTGCGCGGGGCGCGCATCTGGATCCAGCTCGGGCCCTTCAGCCTGCAGCCCGGCGAGGTCGCCAAGGTGCTGCTCGTCGTGGCCTTCGCCGGCTACCTGGTGCTGCACCGCGACGCCCTCGCGCTGGCGGGTCGCCGGGTGCTGTTCGTCGACCTGCCCCGCGGTCGCGACCTCGGCCCGATCCTCGGGATGTGGCTGATCAGCCTGGGCATCCTGGTCTTCCAGAAGGACCTCGGCTCCAGCCTGCTGTTCTTCGGCCTGTTCCTGGTGATGCTCTACGTCGCCACCGAGCGGCCCGGCTGGCTGGTCGTGGGCGGAGGGCTCTTCCTCGGCGGCGCGCTGATGGCCTGGCGGGTCTTCGGCCACGTCCAGACCCGTGTCGACATCTGGCTCGACCCGTTCTCCCACTACGGCGCCGGCACCGACGGCCGGGGCGAGCAGCCCCTCGAAGCGCTCTTCGGGATGGCCTGGGGCGGCCTGATCGGTCGCGGGTTCGGCGCCGGCGACCCGGGCCGGGTGCCCTTCGCCGAGTCCGACTTCATCATCGCCGCCATCGGCGAGGAGCTCGGTCTCACCGGCCTGATGGCCGTGCTGCTGCTCTACGGCATCATCGTCGAGCGGGCCCTGCGCGCCGCGCTGATCTCGCGCGACGGCTTCGGCAAGCTGCTGGCCGCCGGCCTCGGGGCCGTGCTCGCGCTGCAGGTCTTCGTGGTCGTCGGCGGTGTCACCGGCCTGATCCCGCTGACCGGCCTCACCACGCCGTTCCTGTCGTACGGCGGCAGCTCGCTGGTGGCCAACTGGGTCATCGTGGCGCTGCTGCTGCGCGTCTCCGACCTCGCCCGGCGCCCGCTGCCCGACCTCTCGGCAGCCGGCGACCAGGGCTCCGACGACGACACCCAGGTGGTGAGGGTCCAGCGATGA
- a CDS encoding FhaA domain-containing protein, whose protein sequence is MSALQRFEQRLEQMISGAFARAFRSAVQPVEIAAALQRECDNNAQILSRQRRLVPNDFHVELSGTDLERLAPYDTAMADELVRQLEEHAQANAYSFPGPISIEFEGAEDLTTGRFRIRSQAQARVTGNSTHTQVGRARALLEVNGTQHPLLGGSVVVGRGTDADVRINDPGVSRRHIEFRVDAGGERPRVDVRDLGSTNGMLVDGQKMTSSIADDGTEVKIGSTTMTVRIEQEHPDV, encoded by the coding sequence GTGAGCGCCTTGCAGCGGTTCGAGCAGCGGCTCGAGCAGATGATCTCCGGAGCGTTCGCGCGCGCGTTCCGTTCCGCGGTGCAGCCCGTGGAGATCGCGGCCGCGCTGCAGCGCGAGTGCGACAACAACGCCCAGATCCTCTCGCGCCAGCGCCGCCTGGTCCCCAACGACTTCCACGTCGAGCTCTCCGGCACCGACCTGGAGCGGCTGGCGCCGTACGACACCGCGATGGCCGACGAGCTGGTGCGCCAGCTCGAGGAGCACGCCCAGGCCAACGCCTACTCCTTCCCGGGGCCCATCAGCATCGAGTTCGAGGGCGCCGAGGACCTGACCACCGGCCGGTTCCGGATCCGCAGCCAGGCGCAGGCGCGGGTGACCGGCAACAGCACCCACACCCAGGTCGGGCGCGCCCGGGCCCTGCTCGAGGTCAACGGCACCCAGCACCCGCTGCTGGGCGGCAGCGTCGTCGTGGGCCGCGGCACCGACGCCGACGTGCGCATCAACGACCCCGGGGTGAGCAGGCGCCACATCGAGTTCCGCGTCGACGCGGGTGGCGAGCGCCCGCGCGTCGACGTGCGCGACCTCGGCTCGACCAACGGGATGCTGGTCGACGGGCAGAAGATGACCAGCTCGATCGCCGACGACGGCACCGAGGTCAAGATCGGCAGCACCACCATGACCGTGCGCATCGAGCAGGAGCACCCCGATGTCTGA
- a CDS encoding PP2C family protein-serine/threonine phosphatase, with protein MSGPLRLHYSAISDVGRVRKDNQDSGYAGPWLLTVCDGVGGAARGDIASGTAVQQLRRLDEDPPGELSPDDLLGRVAGALHRAHDRIGEIVDDEPALNGTSTTATVLYFDGTRIGVGHIGDSRAYLYRAGEISQITHDHTFVQSLIDEGRITEPESRVHPHRNLILKALDGVHEAEPDLFLADLLPGDRLLVCSDGASGVLDDARLADILSTGTPDYAAVELVRASLEAGSSDNVTCVVADVLDEEGATARADELAELQPLLVGAAAELRRRPPKGPRPTGIFRGHRSGDTGELEPVQADLPDLPADVHAIPSDPIDPETARYAPRAPSRFFWLRRLMVLLIVAGLLWMVAAAAWSWSQSQYYVGEQDGSVVIYRGVNTSLPGLDLSEPFATTNVELDRLPAFVAEGVRDGIVADDFADAESIVDNLAGEMSPETGDTGDTGEEAP; from the coding sequence GTGAGCGGCCCGCTCCGGCTCCACTACTCCGCGATCTCCGACGTGGGTCGGGTCCGCAAGGACAACCAGGACTCCGGGTACGCCGGGCCCTGGCTGCTGACGGTCTGCGACGGGGTCGGTGGCGCCGCCCGCGGCGACATCGCCAGCGGCACCGCCGTCCAGCAGCTGCGCCGCCTCGACGAGGACCCGCCCGGCGAGCTGTCCCCCGACGACCTGCTGGGCCGGGTGGCCGGCGCCCTGCACCGGGCCCACGACCGGATCGGCGAGATCGTCGACGACGAGCCCGCCCTCAACGGCACCAGCACCACCGCGACCGTCCTGTACTTCGACGGCACCCGAATCGGGGTCGGCCACATCGGCGACAGCCGGGCCTACCTCTACCGCGCCGGCGAGATCAGCCAGATCACCCACGACCACACGTTCGTGCAGAGCCTCATCGACGAGGGCCGCATCACTGAGCCCGAGTCGCGGGTCCACCCGCACCGCAACCTGATCCTAAAGGCGCTCGACGGCGTGCACGAGGCCGAGCCCGACCTGTTCCTGGCCGACCTGCTGCCCGGCGACCGGCTGCTGGTCTGCTCCGACGGCGCCAGCGGGGTGCTCGACGACGCCCGGCTCGCCGACATCCTCTCCACCGGCACCCCCGACTACGCCGCCGTCGAGCTGGTGCGCGCCAGCCTCGAGGCCGGCTCGTCCGACAACGTCACCTGCGTCGTGGCCGACGTGCTCGACGAGGAGGGCGCCACCGCGCGCGCCGACGAGCTCGCCGAGCTCCAGCCGCTGCTGGTCGGCGCCGCCGCCGAGCTGCGCCGCCGCCCGCCCAAGGGTCCGCGGCCCACCGGCATCTTCCGTGGCCACCGCTCGGGCGACACCGGCGAGCTCGAGCCCGTGCAGGCAGACCTGCCCGACCTGCCCGCCGACGTGCACGCGATCCCCAGCGACCCGATCGACCCGGAGACCGCGCGCTACGCCCCCCGGGCCCCCTCGCGGTTCTTCTGGCTGCGCCGGCTGATGGTGCTGCTGATCGTCGCGGGCCTGCTGTGGATGGTCGCGGCCGCCGCGTGGTCGTGGAGCCAGTCGCAGTACTACGTCGGCGAGCAGGACGGCTCCGTGGTGATCTACCGCGGGGTCAACACCAGCCTGCCCGGCCTCGACCTCTCCGAGCCCTTCGCGACCACCAACGTCGAGCTCGACCGGCTGCCGGCCTTCGTGGCCGAGGGCGTGCGCGACGGGATCGTCGCCGACGACTTCGCCGACGCCGAGTCGATCGTGGACAACCTGGCCGGCGAGATGTCCCCCGAGACCGGCGACACCGGCGACACCGGGGAGGAGGCCCCGTGA
- a CDS encoding type I restriction-modification system subunit M: MALKKSDLYSSLWSSADELRGSMDASQYKDYVLTLLFVKYVSDKAKADPYPLIEVPEGGSFDYLVTLKGKADVGEKVNVAIRKLAEANDLQGVINNADFDDPTKLGSGKELQDKVSNLIGIFQDMDFSGSKAEGDDLLGDAYEYLMRHFATQSGKSKGQFYTPAEVSRVMAQLLQIPAGTPKATTVYDPTCGSGSLLIKVADAAPNGLTIYGQENDNATWALARMNMILHGNETHEIVQGNTLSDPKFRTGDKLATFDYLVANPPFSVKTWKNGLDEDYDRFDGFGWPPEKNGDYAFLLHMVKSLKSTGKGVVVLPHGVLFRGNAEATIRTELIKRGYIRAIIGLPANLFYGTGIPACLIVLDKNDAQARTGIFMIDASKGFEKDGPKNRLRPRDMHKIVDAFVNQKEIDRYSRMVPLSEICDKKNDYNLNIPRYIDSSEPEDIQDLHAHLRGGIPNRDLDALQPYWDAFPSLRSQLFKPLREGYSELTVDKADIQVTITGSSEYVAFAEGTLARVDAWWADKRKLLVDITDTTRPNDLIHDVSEALLEDFRPRPLIDEYGVYEQLMSYWNASMHDDVALMVSEGWDRAAKPRLARTWKDKNNKTKFEEAHIVTGARAAAKRWVMDLIPPEYVIARFFPTEKAELDQLVANHEAATQALNEYTEEHAVEEGLLWEAVEDDKISKALAAVRLRVAKREGAEADELEALQQVIKLYDAEAAAKRAVKDATAKLEGKALAQYAKLSVEDVQALVIDDKWGGTIRSRIGTEVTALGQVLVARLWMLGERYERTLLELDAEVEAARAKVAEHLGAMGVLE, translated from the coding sequence GTGGCACTGAAAAAGTCCGACCTCTACTCCTCGCTGTGGAGCAGCGCTGACGAGTTGCGCGGCAGCATGGACGCCAGCCAGTACAAGGACTATGTCCTGACGCTGCTGTTCGTGAAGTACGTGTCGGACAAAGCTAAAGCCGACCCATACCCGCTCATCGAGGTGCCCGAGGGCGGCTCATTCGACTACTTGGTCACGCTCAAGGGCAAGGCTGATGTCGGCGAGAAGGTCAACGTCGCGATCCGCAAGCTCGCCGAGGCGAACGACCTCCAAGGCGTCATCAACAACGCCGACTTCGACGACCCGACCAAGCTGGGCTCCGGCAAGGAACTCCAGGACAAGGTGTCGAACCTGATCGGGATCTTTCAGGACATGGACTTCTCAGGGTCGAAGGCCGAGGGAGACGATCTCCTGGGTGATGCCTACGAGTACCTGATGCGGCACTTCGCAACCCAGTCCGGAAAGAGCAAGGGTCAGTTCTACACACCGGCCGAGGTCTCCCGTGTCATGGCCCAGCTGCTGCAGATCCCGGCTGGAACCCCGAAGGCCACGACCGTCTATGACCCAACCTGCGGCTCCGGTTCGCTTCTCATCAAGGTGGCCGACGCGGCTCCGAACGGCCTGACGATCTACGGCCAGGAGAACGACAACGCCACCTGGGCGCTCGCCCGCATGAACATGATTCTGCACGGCAATGAGACCCACGAGATCGTACAGGGCAACACTCTCTCGGACCCGAAGTTCCGAACGGGCGACAAGCTCGCAACATTCGACTACCTGGTCGCCAACCCGCCATTCTCCGTGAAGACATGGAAGAACGGCCTCGACGAGGACTACGACCGCTTCGACGGCTTCGGCTGGCCCCCGGAGAAGAACGGCGACTACGCGTTCCTACTGCACATGGTGAAGTCGCTCAAGTCGACCGGTAAGGGCGTCGTCGTCCTGCCCCATGGCGTCCTCTTCCGTGGTAACGCCGAAGCGACAATCCGCACCGAGCTCATCAAGCGCGGCTACATCAGGGCGATCATCGGCCTGCCCGCGAACCTGTTCTACGGCACAGGCATCCCCGCTTGCCTCATCGTCCTCGATAAGAACGATGCCCAGGCACGCACCGGCATCTTCATGATCGACGCAAGCAAAGGCTTCGAGAAGGACGGCCCCAAGAACCGCCTTCGACCACGCGATATGCACAAGATCGTCGACGCCTTCGTCAACCAGAAGGAGATCGACCGTTACTCCCGCATGGTGCCGCTGAGCGAGATCTGCGACAAGAAGAACGACTACAACCTCAACATCCCGCGCTACATCGACAGTTCCGAGCCCGAGGACATCCAGGACCTCCACGCCCATCTGCGAGGCGGAATCCCGAACCGCGACCTCGACGCGCTGCAGCCGTACTGGGACGCGTTCCCCAGCCTCCGCAGCCAGCTGTTCAAACCGCTTCGCGAGGGCTACTCCGAGCTGACCGTCGACAAGGCTGACATCCAAGTCACGATCACTGGCTCCTCGGAGTACGTCGCCTTCGCGGAGGGCACGTTGGCAAGGGTCGACGCCTGGTGGGCGGACAAGCGCAAGCTTCTCGTCGACATCACTGACACGACGCGACCGAACGACCTCATCCATGACGTATCCGAGGCTCTTCTCGAAGACTTCCGTCCGAGGCCTCTGATCGACGAGTACGGCGTCTACGAGCAGCTGATGAGCTACTGGAACGCCTCGATGCACGACGACGTCGCCCTCATGGTCAGCGAAGGATGGGACCGCGCAGCCAAGCCGCGTCTTGCCCGGACTTGGAAGGACAAGAACAACAAGACCAAGTTCGAGGAGGCCCACATCGTGACGGGTGCACGTGCCGCCGCGAAACGTTGGGTCATGGACCTGATCCCGCCGGAGTACGTGATCGCGCGATTCTTCCCGACGGAGAAGGCGGAACTCGATCAACTAGTCGCCAATCATGAGGCTGCGACGCAGGCCCTTAATGAGTACACGGAGGAGCACGCCGTCGAGGAAGGTCTGCTCTGGGAGGCCGTCGAGGACGACAAGATCAGCAAGGCGCTTGCGGCTGTGCGGCTGCGCGTCGCGAAGCGCGAGGGTGCGGAGGCAGACGAGCTGGAGGCACTCCAGCAAGTGATCAAGCTCTACGACGCGGAGGCCGCAGCCAAGAGGGCAGTCAAGGACGCGACGGCGAAGCTTGAGGGCAAGGCCCTGGCGCAATACGCGAAGCTGTCCGTCGAGGACGTCCAGGCCCTCGTGATCGACGACAAATGGGGCGGAACGATCCGGAGCCGGATCGGGACCGAAGTGACTGCCCTGGGCCAGGTGCTGGTTGCTCGCCTTTGGATGCTTGGGGAACGCTACGAACGAACCCTGCTCGAACTCGACGCCGAGGTCGAAGCGGCTAGAGCCAAGGTCGCAGAGCATCTCGGTGCTATGGGGGTGCTGGAATGA